A single region of the Denticeps clupeoides chromosome 18, fDenClu1.1, whole genome shotgun sequence genome encodes:
- the xpnpep2 gene encoding xaa-Pro aminopeptidase 2 isoform X2 — protein MKKLNISAYIIPNTDAHLSEYIAPRDARVAFMTGFTGSAGTAVVTPVKAALWTDSRYWVQADREMDCNWDLETDGFIRSITDWLIREVPEEEDIGFDPFLFSVDIFNSYSANLAPAKRNLKSLPENLVDKVWSDRPAIPANFLTRLPDSVIERTWPMKVEHIRNVMKENPYQPTALLLSALDETAWLFNLRGNDIPYNPFFYSYTLLTLDEIWLFVHMERLTPELKEYLNASCYLAHCVQLIDYGQERNYLKNYVTRLGVRVWVGTEYTNQALYELITPKEKLLTSEYSPVLTTKAVKDQTEQRILREAHVRDAVAVMQLLLWLEQKVPEGRETEITAALYVDECRWKQKNSRGPSFQTISASGPNAALAHYSPTNETARVLTEKEMYLVDSGGQYLDGTTDITRTVHWGTPSDVQKEAFTRVLMGNIEISRLIFPDRTRGVNVEMLGRRALWEVGLNYGHGTGHGVGNYFGVHEWPVGFQSNNIPFQEGMFTSIEPGYYKENEFGIRIEDIAVLAPVETKYGNNFLTFDTVSLVPYDRKLIDTSILSLQQLQWLDRYYKTIRDTMGPELQKQGLKEVHDWMMKHTEPFLQDRVSALGRSSFLLLILLPSSLIQHLL, from the exons ATGAAGAAGCTCAACATTTCAGCCTACATCATCCCCAACACTGACGCCCATCTG AGTGAGTACATTGCTCCACGAGATGCCCGGGTTGCTTTCATGACTGGATTCACCGGTTCAGCAG GGACAGCGGTAGTGACTCCAGTCAAGGCAGCGCTGTGGACAGACAGCCGGTACTGGGTGCAGGCTGACAGGGAGATGGACTGCAACTGGGACCTGGAGACAGatg GCTTCATCCGCAGCATAACAGACTGGCTGATTCGAGAGGTCCCTGAAGAAGAAGATATCGGCTTTGACCCTTTCCTGTTCTCAGTTG acatcttcaacagCTACAGCGCCAACCTGGCACCAGCCAAACGGAACCTTAAATCCCTCCCGGAAAACCTGGTGGATAAAGTGTGGAGTGATCGACCTGCCATCCCCGCCAACTTCCTCACTCGCCTGCCTGACAGTgtaatag aGAGAACGTGGCCAATGAAGGTGGAACACATCCGAAACGTAATGAAGGAGAATCCGTACCAGCCCACGGCACTACTACTTTCTGCACTAGATGAGACTGCCT GGCTGTTTAATCTGCGTGGTAATGACATTCCCTACAATCCCTTCTTCTATTCCTACACGCTGCTAACACTGGATGAGATATG GCTTTTTGTTCACATGGAGAGGCTGACACCAGAGCTGAAGGAGTACCTGAACGCCTCCTGCTACCTCGCTCACTGTGTTCAGCTGATTGACTACGGCCAGGAACGGAACTACCTGAAGAATTATGTGACTAGGCTGGGTGTGAGGGTGTGGGTGGGTACAGAGTACACCAACCAAGCCCTCTACGAGCTCATCACCCCTAAG gAGAAGTTACTGACTAGTGAATACTCGCCTGTGCTGACCACTAAAGCTGTAAAGGACCAGACAGAGCAGCGCATCCTCAGGGAAGCACAC GTTAGGGATGCTGTGGCGGTCATGCAGCTCTTGCTCTGGCTAGAACAGAAGGTACCTGAGGGGAGAGAAACTGAAATCACTGCAGCACTTTATGTCGATGAATGCCGCTG gaaacagaaaaacagcagaGGCCCAAGCTTCCAGACCATCTCTGCCAGTGGACCCAACGCTGCCCTGGCCCACTATAG TCCCACCAACGAAACAGCCAGAGTTCTTACGGAGAAAGAAATGTATCTGGTTGACTCTGGGGGCCAGTATTT GGATGGCACCACTGACATCACTCGCACTGTTCACTGGGGGACTCCCTCTGATGTCCAGAAG GAGGCATTTACACGGGTTCTCATGGGGAACATTGAAATTTCCAGGCTTATTTTTCCAGACAGAACCAGAG GTGTAAATGTTGAAATGCTGGGTCGCAGAGCATTATGGGAAGTGGGCCTGAATTATGGTCATGGTACTGGCCATGGAGTGGGCAACTATTTTGGTGTTCATGAGT GGCCCGTTGGGTTCCAGTCCAACAACATCCCCTTTCAGGAGGGCATGTTCACCTCCATAG AACCTGGTTATTATAAAGAAAACGAGTTTGGAATTAGGATTGAAGACATCGCTGTCTTAGCTCCAGTTGAAACAAAG TATGGCAACAACTTCCTGACCTTTGACACGGTTTCCCTGGTTCCATACGACCGGAAGCTGATAGACACCTCAATTCTCAGCCTCCAGCAG CTGCAGTGGCTGGACCGCTACTACAAGACCATCCGTGACACCATGGGTCCCGAGCTGCAGAAGCAGGGGCTGAAAGAGGTTCATGACTGGATGATGAAGCACACCGAGCCGTTCCTGCAGGACAGGGTGTCAGCGCTCGGCAGATCTTCATTCCTGCTCCTCATCCTGCTCCCCTCCAGCCTCATACAGCACCTTCTCTAA
- the xpnpep2 gene encoding xaa-Pro aminopeptidase 2 isoform X1: MTDGSKMSWSVWILIVCLGAFEGLWNGAFADGHGRSERNCSEVPPYLPPTVVNTTLRLRDLRETMKKLNISAYIIPNTDAHLSEYIAPRDARVAFMTGFTGSAGTAVVTPVKAALWTDSRYWVQADREMDCNWDLETDGFIRSITDWLIREVPEEEDIGFDPFLFSVDIFNSYSANLAPAKRNLKSLPENLVDKVWSDRPAIPANFLTRLPDSVIERTWPMKVEHIRNVMKENPYQPTALLLSALDETAWLFNLRGNDIPYNPFFYSYTLLTLDEIWLFVHMERLTPELKEYLNASCYLAHCVQLIDYGQERNYLKNYVTRLGVRVWVGTEYTNQALYELITPKEKLLTSEYSPVLTTKAVKDQTEQRILREAHVRDAVAVMQLLLWLEQKVPEGRETEITAALYVDECRWKQKNSRGPSFQTISASGPNAALAHYSPTNETARVLTEKEMYLVDSGGQYLDGTTDITRTVHWGTPSDVQKEAFTRVLMGNIEISRLIFPDRTRGVNVEMLGRRALWEVGLNYGHGTGHGVGNYFGVHEWPVGFQSNNIPFQEGMFTSIEPGYYKENEFGIRIEDIAVLAPVETKYGNNFLTFDTVSLVPYDRKLIDTSILSLQQLQWLDRYYKTIRDTMGPELQKQGLKEVHDWMMKHTEPFLQDRVSALGRSSFLLLILLPSSLIQHLL; encoded by the exons ATGACAGATGGTTCTAAAATGTCCTGGTCTGTGTGGATCCTGATTGTGTGCCTTGGCGCCTTTGAAG GACTCTGGAATGGTGCGTTTGCTGATGGGCATGGTCGGAGTGAGAGGAACTGCTCTGAAGTCCCACCG TACTTGCCTCCCACAGTGGTGAACACCACACTGAGGCTTCGGGATTTGAGAGAAACCATGAAGAAGCTCAACATTTCAGCCTACATCATCCCCAACACTGACGCCCATCTG AGTGAGTACATTGCTCCACGAGATGCCCGGGTTGCTTTCATGACTGGATTCACCGGTTCAGCAG GGACAGCGGTAGTGACTCCAGTCAAGGCAGCGCTGTGGACAGACAGCCGGTACTGGGTGCAGGCTGACAGGGAGATGGACTGCAACTGGGACCTGGAGACAGatg GCTTCATCCGCAGCATAACAGACTGGCTGATTCGAGAGGTCCCTGAAGAAGAAGATATCGGCTTTGACCCTTTCCTGTTCTCAGTTG acatcttcaacagCTACAGCGCCAACCTGGCACCAGCCAAACGGAACCTTAAATCCCTCCCGGAAAACCTGGTGGATAAAGTGTGGAGTGATCGACCTGCCATCCCCGCCAACTTCCTCACTCGCCTGCCTGACAGTgtaatag aGAGAACGTGGCCAATGAAGGTGGAACACATCCGAAACGTAATGAAGGAGAATCCGTACCAGCCCACGGCACTACTACTTTCTGCACTAGATGAGACTGCCT GGCTGTTTAATCTGCGTGGTAATGACATTCCCTACAATCCCTTCTTCTATTCCTACACGCTGCTAACACTGGATGAGATATG GCTTTTTGTTCACATGGAGAGGCTGACACCAGAGCTGAAGGAGTACCTGAACGCCTCCTGCTACCTCGCTCACTGTGTTCAGCTGATTGACTACGGCCAGGAACGGAACTACCTGAAGAATTATGTGACTAGGCTGGGTGTGAGGGTGTGGGTGGGTACAGAGTACACCAACCAAGCCCTCTACGAGCTCATCACCCCTAAG gAGAAGTTACTGACTAGTGAATACTCGCCTGTGCTGACCACTAAAGCTGTAAAGGACCAGACAGAGCAGCGCATCCTCAGGGAAGCACAC GTTAGGGATGCTGTGGCGGTCATGCAGCTCTTGCTCTGGCTAGAACAGAAGGTACCTGAGGGGAGAGAAACTGAAATCACTGCAGCACTTTATGTCGATGAATGCCGCTG gaaacagaaaaacagcagaGGCCCAAGCTTCCAGACCATCTCTGCCAGTGGACCCAACGCTGCCCTGGCCCACTATAG TCCCACCAACGAAACAGCCAGAGTTCTTACGGAGAAAGAAATGTATCTGGTTGACTCTGGGGGCCAGTATTT GGATGGCACCACTGACATCACTCGCACTGTTCACTGGGGGACTCCCTCTGATGTCCAGAAG GAGGCATTTACACGGGTTCTCATGGGGAACATTGAAATTTCCAGGCTTATTTTTCCAGACAGAACCAGAG GTGTAAATGTTGAAATGCTGGGTCGCAGAGCATTATGGGAAGTGGGCCTGAATTATGGTCATGGTACTGGCCATGGAGTGGGCAACTATTTTGGTGTTCATGAGT GGCCCGTTGGGTTCCAGTCCAACAACATCCCCTTTCAGGAGGGCATGTTCACCTCCATAG AACCTGGTTATTATAAAGAAAACGAGTTTGGAATTAGGATTGAAGACATCGCTGTCTTAGCTCCAGTTGAAACAAAG TATGGCAACAACTTCCTGACCTTTGACACGGTTTCCCTGGTTCCATACGACCGGAAGCTGATAGACACCTCAATTCTCAGCCTCCAGCAG CTGCAGTGGCTGGACCGCTACTACAAGACCATCCGTGACACCATGGGTCCCGAGCTGCAGAAGCAGGGGCTGAAAGAGGTTCATGACTGGATGATGAAGCACACCGAGCCGTTCCTGCAGGACAGGGTGTCAGCGCTCGGCAGATCTTCATTCCTGCTCCTCATCCTGCTCCCCTCCAGCCTCATACAGCACCTTCTCTAA